The Desulfonatronum lacustre DSM 10312 region GCGGCGGCGCGGCGCAGGTCGCTGATTCGGCCGTTGGTGCAGGAGCCGATGACCACCTGATCCACGACCACGCCCGCCACCTCTTCCACGGGCCGGACGTTGTCCGGCAGGTGTGGGCAGGCGATCTGGGGTGAAAGGCCGGAGACGTCGAAGGTCAGTTCCTGCTCATAAACCGCGCCGGGGTCGGCGGCAATGGGGGCGGCATCAGCTCGCCCGGCGGCCCGGGTATAGGCCAGAGTCTTGTCGTCCGCGGCGAACAGCCCGACCTTGCCTCCGGCCTCAATGGCCATATTGGCCATGGTCATCCGGCCTTCCACGTCCATGGCCGCGATTACCGGGCCATCAAACTCCAGGGCCTTGTAGGTGGCCCCGGCCACGCCGATCTTGCCGATGAGCAGCAGAATCAGGTCCTTGGCTTCCAGGTGCTCGGGCATGGTTCCGGTAAAGGTCGCCCGGATGGTGGGCGGGACCTTGAACCAGGTTTCGCCCAGAGCCATGGCCGCGGCCACGTCCGTGCTGCCCATGCCCGTGGCAAAGGCCCCCAACCCGCCATAGGTGCAGGTGTGGCTGTCCGCGCCCACGACCACGTCGCCCGGACCCACCAGGCCCAGTTCCGGCAACAGGGCGTGCTCCACCCCGGATTCGCCGCCGTCGTAAAAGTGGACTACGCCCATCTTGCGGGCGAAATCCCGGACCACCTTGACCTGCTGGGCCGAGTCGATGTCCTTGTTCGGGGTAAAATGGTCGCAGACCAGGAAGACCTTTTCCGGGTCAAAAACCTTGGTCGCGCCCATGGCTTCGAAGGACTTGATGGCCAGGGGCGCGGTGATATCGTTGGCCAGGACCGAGGACAGCCGGGTCCGGACTATCTGGCCCGGGCCGGTGATCGTCTCCTCGGTGCGGCCCTGAAGAATTTTTTCAGCTAAGGTCTGGGGCATATTTTTTCCTCCATTTTTTTGGCGATGCGGTTCAGGGCGTTCAGGTAGGCCTTGGCGCTGGCCACGATGATGTCCGGATCAGCGCCCCTGCCCACGGCCGAAGCCCCCTGTTCCTCAATACGCACGGTCACCTCGCCCTGGGCGTCCGTGCCCCCGGTAATGGCGTTGACCGAGAACTGCAACAGTTTGGGATCTCGGCAGCAGAGCTTGGCAATGGTATGGAAGACCGCGTCGATGGGGCCGACGCCGAAGTCCGCCAACTGCTTCTCCTGGCCGTCCACCTCCAGCTTCATGGCCGCGGTGGGAATGGCCATGTTCCCGGAGAGCACGCTCAGGTAAAGCAGCTTGTACTTGTCCGGAATGCGGTAGATTTCCTCCAGGACCAGAGCCTCGATGTCCTCGGTGGCGATCTGCTCCTTCTTGTCCGCCAAACGCTTCAGAGCCTGAAAGACCAGGTCCACCTGGTCCTCGTCCAGCCGGTAGCCCAGCTCCTCCAGCCGCTTCTTCAGGGCATGCCGACCGGAATGCTTGCCCAGGACCATTTCCGTGCCGGAACGGCCGATGCTTTCCGGAGTCATGATCTCGTAGGTGGAGCGGTGCTTGAGCATCCCGTCCTGGTGGATGCCGGACTCGTGGGCAAAGGCGTTGGAGCCGACCACGGCCTTGTTCGCCGGGATGGGCCGACCGATGACCAGGGACAGCAGGCGGCAGGAGGGAAAGAGTTGCTCGGTCTTGATGGTCGTGGTCAGGTTGTAGACGTCCTTGCGCACGTTCAGGGCCATGACCACTTCTTCCAGGGCCGCGTTTCCGGCCCGCTCGCCGATCCCGCTCAGGGTCACCTCGGCCTGCCGGGCCCCGGCGCGCAAGGCCGCCAGGGTGTTGGCCACGCCCAGGCCCAAATCATTGTGGCAATGCACGCTGAATACGGCCTGGTCGCTGTTGGGCACCTTTTCCAGCAAATAGCGGATCAGGGCGCCGAACTCGTCGGGCTGGGCATACCCCACGGTGTCGGGGATGTTGATGGTCCTGGCCCCGGCGGCAATGACCCGCTCCACCACCGTGGCCAGGAAATCCCATTCGGATCGAGAGGCGTCCTCGGCGGAAAATTCCACATTGGAGGTATATTTGACCGCATGGCGCACCGCGGCCTCGGCCATCTCCAGAACCTGATCCGGAGACTTGCGCAGCTTGTACTCCATGTGCAGGGGCGAGGTGGCCAGAAAGGTGTGGATACGCGGGTTCGCCCCGTCCTTGATGGCCTCCCAGGCCCGGTCGATGTCCCCGGGCGTGGCCCGGCACAGCCCGGCCACCTGGCAGTCCTTGACCGCCCGGCTGATGGCCTGGACCGCTTCAAAGTCCCCCTGACTGGCGGCAGGAAACCCGGCCTCGATGATGTCCACGCCCAAAATTTCCAACTGCCGGGCCAGCCGGATTTTTTCCGGCATGCTCATGGTCGCGCCGGGCGACTGCTCGCCGTCGCGCAAGGTGGTATCGAAGAAAAGTACTCGTGAATCGCTCATGATATCCTCGGTATGTTAATGATAGAGTTGATTTCATTCGGTTCGAGCTGACGCAAGCAGGAAACGGTTTTAAACCGCCCGCTCCCTCTGGTCGCTCAAGACGCCAGGGGCACCAAGAAAACATTTTGAAAGCGCAGGAAAGATGCGCTTTCAAAAAAGTTGCTTCACCTCTGACGGGGTGTAAAAATCATGCGTTTGATAAGCCTAATCGCACAGTGGACAATGTCTTTCCCAATCGCATTGACGTCCATTCTATCGTTCCTTTGTCGCCGACAGGCGTGGAGCTTTCGGCTACCGCATCTTTCCAGCGGAAACCGAAAAATCTTCTTGGCGTCCCCCGTGCCTTGAGCGTAGCGGGCGGTTAGTATTTCAGAGGCTACAAATCTGCGCTCATTTTCGGAACACCATCGCGTCACCGCGAACTGTTCACGAAGCAAGGAGAGAAATCAAGAAAAACTATGAGGGGGTGGGGGGTTGGTTACGGGAGTTCATGAGGGGACTCCCGTAGCAGACGGACTTTGCGATAAGGTAGAATCAGGAAGGAGAGGACCAACCCGGAAATCAGGTAGGTCAGAAAAAACAGGAATCCCAAAACCTTGGGTTCGGAAGCGATGACCACGAAGATCAGCATGGCCGCCACGGTGGTCCGGAACGGATGGCTGCGAATACCGTCGAATTCTTTCAAAGACGGATAACGCACCCGACTGACCATCAAAAAGGAAAGCATGTACACCAAAACCAGGGTGATCGTGCCGTACTTGTCTTCGAGAAGGGCCGGGGATTGGGTGCTGAACAGGACCAGGGTAGCAAGGACGCAGGCCGCGGCGGGAATGGGAAGGCCGATGAAGTATTTCTGGGAGATCTTTCCGGATTGAACGTTGAACCTGGCCAGCCGCAACGCGCCGCAGGCCACGATCAGGAAGGAGGCCAGCAAGCCAAGACGTCCGAATTCCTGCAACTGCCACATGTAGACCATGATCGCCGGGGCCACGCCGAAAGCGACCAGGTCGGCCAGAGAGTCCAGCTGGACGCCGAACTCGCTGGTGGAGTGGGTCAGGCGGGCGACCATTCCGTCCATGCCGTCCAGAACACAACTGACCAAAATGGCCAGGGCGCTATACAAGAACTGCCCTTCAATGGCCCAGATGATCGCCAGAAAGCCGGAGAACAGGCTGGCGGTGGTGAAGAGGTTGGGGAGGAGGTAGACTCCTTTACAGATGGGCTGATTCGGACGGTTCACGAGGACTCGGTGGTGTTGGTTTGGGCTTTCAGCTTGGCCATGGCCGTCAGGCCGGCGCAGGTTTGTTGCTGTTTCGTTACGCAAACTTCATAAGCATCCGGGAGGTAAAGGTCAACCCTGGAGCCGAATTTAATCAATCCAACACGCTGCCCGCGCCGCACGTCGTCGCCCTCTTCAGCCCAGCAAACAATCCGTCGGGCCACCAAGCCCGCTATCTGAACCACGGTCCAGCCATGGCCGTGCTCGTCCACGATCCGAAACTGATTGCGCTCGTTGTCCTCGGAGGCCTTGTCCAAGGCCGCGTTCAGGAATTTTCCGGGAAAATAGGTGATCCTTTCCACCCGCCCGGTCACCGGAGTCCGGTTCACATGTACGTTGAACACGTTCATGAAGATGGAGACCTTTGTCCGCACCTGGCCCGTGGCCGGATCGACGGCGGGGCCGATGAAGACGATCTTGCCGTCCGCCGGTGCCACGGCAAGGCCCGGTTCCTGGGGCGTGACCCGCTCCGGGTCACGGAAAAAGTTCAAGGTCAGGATCGTCAGGATCAGGGCGATTACAGCAGGAACTCCCCAGCCGAGAACGGCCAGGATCAATGTCACGAAGGCCCCCAGTCCGATATACGGCAGGCCCTCTTTGGCGAGCCCGGGCGAAGATTGGCGCATTTCAGTGCTCCTTATTGTCAGGATTATCAGATCAAGGTTTCAGGTTGAAAAATCCGTGGGATCGCCGCCACCAGTGGGGCATGGCTTGGTCAGTCTCCATTGGTAAATGACCCCATGAAACACTGCTCCGCCTCGGCATTGCCGATCATGATCAATTCCGTGTCAGGTTCAATAGAGCTGCCTGGCGAGGGGTTGATGTTCAGTTGGCCCTTGTTGTCGATGGCGATCACGTTGCAACCGGTCTTCTGACGGATATTGCTTTGCTCCAAGGTTTTTCCGACCAGTTTTTTGGGCGCGCGCAACTTGAAGATGTTCAGCCCTTCGGAGACCATCAAGGTGTTGTCCTGCAACAGGTAGTTCGTAATGCTGGTCACGCCCAGGGAGGCGTAGGACATCACCAGGTCGGCTCCGGCCCGGTGCAGCTTGGAAATATTTCGATCCAACGTGGCGCGGGTGATGATCTGAATGTCCGGCCGGAGGCGACGACAATAAATGGTAAGGTAGATGTTCATGTCGTCGTCATGCGTGGTCACGATCACCGCGGGCGCGGTGTCGATGCCCGCCTTGCGCAGGGTGTCCAGGTCCGCGGCGCTGCCGTGGACGTACTCGTCTTCCCGGCCCTTGATGGCGCGAATGTTTTTTTCCACGATCTTATAAGCCACCCCGCGGGCCTTGAGCGTATCCGCCGCGGCCCTGCCGACCCGTCCGCCGCCCAAAATCAGTACCGGCGCCTCGCTGGTCGCGTAGCCGCCGAATGTTTCGTCATACACGGCCAGCTGCTGATCCGAGCCTGCCAGGACAAGGACAGTAGAGGCGGAAATCATGGTATCCGGTAAGGGCACCTTGTACTTGCCCCGCTCCCAGACCCCGGCCACGGTGATCCCGGTCAGCTCCCGCAACCGGCTTTCCAGAATGGTCTTGCCCTCCAACGAACTGCGCATGGCCGGGACTTCGGCGATGAGCAGATCATCGAACCGACCGATGATGTTCGCCCGCATGCTCACGCCCAGGACCCGTCGGGCCAGGGACTGTCCGAGCATCTTGGTGAACTGGTAGACGTGGCTGCTGCCGGCCAGTTCAAGAATATCCACGGAATCGTCATCCGAGGCGTTGGATACGATGGGCGTTTTTTCGCACAGTTCACGCAGGGTATAGACGATGTTGGTGTTGATCTTGTCCTCAGTGTGATTCACCACGATCAAGGCCGCCTTGTCGGCCTGAATCCGGCGGTACGTCTCAATATCGTCCAGTTCGCCGAGCACGACCTTGAAGCCCTGCTCATGCAAACCCTGGGCGTCTTGCTGATCGCCGACAACCAGATAACTGGTCCGCCCGTACTGCTTCAGCTTGCCCACCAGGCTCAAACAGATCGGATCGATACCCACGATGATCACGTGGTTCGCCGTGTCCTCGGGCAGGGTGCGAATGGTCCGTGACTTGGACTGGGCTTCAAGCCAGGGAGCGTAAAAAAACTGGATGAAAGTGAACGGCAGCATCACCAGCAGAAAAACCACGCCGGAAAGCAGAACCACAAGGGAAAATATCAGCCCTAAATCCGTATGGAAGATGATGTCCCCGAACCCCAGAGTGCTCATGGTGACCAACGTCCAGTAGACGCCGGCCACCCAGGAATAGGAGCGCCCCTCGTGGTGGACCATGATCACATGGAACAGAATGCTGTAAACCGTGACCAATGTCAGCAGGACCACGATGAACTTCAACAGAATCCGCAAGTCCCGCTTGGCCTTGTTTGTTTGAAGCAGGGCGATGATCTGGGAGGGAAGATACTTCATAAGAGAGTGAAAAATTCAGGATTCATGACAGGGGGAGCTAATCCAGGATGAAAAACCGCACCACGTTGAGTCCGGTCCAGATCTGAACCAAGGCCAGGAACAGCACGACGGCGTTGTTCACCCCGTGCAGAACAGGCAGTCTTTTATACTTTCCCTTCTGCCTGTCCAGCAGCAGCCCGCTGACCAGGCCGAAGATCATCAGCGGCCCCAAGGCCAGGCCGATCCAGTAATGGTGCTGGGTATAGCCGATTCCTCCCCAGAAATACGCCGTGACCGCCGCGCCGCCGATCAAGCCGACCAGAAGAGCCGTCAGCGTGATCAGTCCGAGGGATACATGGCGTTTCCAGAGAAATGCCGCCTTTTTCCCGGAGAAAGCGGCCAGGAGTCGCGGCCATCCCAGGTAAAAAACATACACGGCGAGAATGGTCGCCGCAAACTGCCAAAGCGGATGAATGTAGTAGACCATGAGGCACCTCGATGGTTGTTTTCGCTGAGCTTTTTCCGACACAAGCACGGACGAGCGCGGGAAGAAGGTCGTGGAGACGAGGACAATCCGGCGAAGACCGGGAAAATCTCAACTCACTCGGGCCTTGTCAAGGCGATTGTTTGGCCTTATCCACAATCCACTTCGCGCACGGGCAGTTTTTGCCTTCCGAAGTAAAATGACCTATATTTTCTTTTTGCATTTTTATTGCCACCCATCTTTGAAGAGGAAACCATGATCGGTATATCAAAACTCTATTGCGGAACGATTGAGCCGTCCGACGCACTGCGTTACGGTCGGCATTCCGGCAAGCTGCCCTCGCATCTGCTCCAATTCTCCCAGGACAAAAAGCCCGTGGTGGTCTGGAACATGACCCGGCGCTGCAACCTGAAATGCGTCCACTGTTACGCCCAGGCCGTGGATCCCGACGGCACGGACGAAATCTCCACGGCCCAGGCCAAGACCATGATCGACGACCTGGCCGCCTTCGGCTCGCCGGTAATGCTCTTTTCCGGCGGCGAACCCCTGGTACGCAAAGATCTGGTGGAACTGGCCCATTACTCCGTAT contains the following coding sequences:
- a CDS encoding 3-isopropylmalate dehydratase large subunit is translated as MPQTLAEKILQGRTEETITGPGQIVRTRLSSVLANDITAPLAIKSFEAMGATKVFDPEKVFLVCDHFTPNKDIDSAQQVKVVRDFARKMGVVHFYDGGESGVEHALLPELGLVGPGDVVVGADSHTCTYGGLGAFATGMGSTDVAAAMALGETWFKVPPTIRATFTGTMPEHLEAKDLILLLIGKIGVAGATYKALEFDGPVIAAMDVEGRMTMANMAIEAGGKVGLFAADDKTLAYTRAAGRADAAPIAADPGAVYEQELTFDVSGLSPQIACPHLPDNVRPVEEVAGVVVDQVVIGSCTNGRISDLRRAAALLKGRKAAKGLRLIILPATPLIYKQALREGLLEIFMDAGAVVGPPTCGPCLGGHMGILASGEKVLATTNRNFKGRMGSLESEVYLAGAGVAAATAIAGRICHPAEIVGRS
- a CDS encoding 2-isopropylmalate synthase; its protein translation is MSDSRVLFFDTTLRDGEQSPGATMSMPEKIRLARQLEILGVDIIEAGFPAASQGDFEAVQAISRAVKDCQVAGLCRATPGDIDRAWEAIKDGANPRIHTFLATSPLHMEYKLRKSPDQVLEMAEAAVRHAVKYTSNVEFSAEDASRSEWDFLATVVERVIAAGARTINIPDTVGYAQPDEFGALIRYLLEKVPNSDQAVFSVHCHNDLGLGVANTLAALRAGARQAEVTLSGIGERAGNAALEEVVMALNVRKDVYNLTTTIKTEQLFPSCRLLSLVIGRPIPANKAVVGSNAFAHESGIHQDGMLKHRSTYEIMTPESIGRSGTEMVLGKHSGRHALKKRLEELGYRLDEDQVDLVFQALKRLADKKEQIATEDIEALVLEEIYRIPDKYKLLYLSVLSGNMAIPTAAMKLEVDGQEKQLADFGVGPIDAVFHTIAKLCCRDPKLLQFSVNAITGGTDAQGEVTVRIEEQGASAVGRGADPDIIVASAKAYLNALNRIAKKMEEKICPRP
- the pssA gene encoding CDP-diacylglycerol--serine O-phosphatidyltransferase, coding for MNRPNQPICKGVYLLPNLFTTASLFSGFLAIIWAIEGQFLYSALAILVSCVLDGMDGMVARLTHSTSEFGVQLDSLADLVAFGVAPAIMVYMWQLQEFGRLGLLASFLIVACGALRLARFNVQSGKISQKYFIGLPIPAAACVLATLVLFSTQSPALLEDKYGTITLVLVYMLSFLMVSRVRYPSLKEFDGIRSHPFRTTVAAMLIFVVIASEPKVLGFLFFLTYLISGLVLSFLILPYRKVRLLRESPHELP
- a CDS encoding phosphatidylserine decarboxylase family protein, producing the protein MRQSSPGLAKEGLPYIGLGAFVTLILAVLGWGVPAVIALILTILTLNFFRDPERVTPQEPGLAVAPADGKIVFIGPAVDPATGQVRTKVSIFMNVFNVHVNRTPVTGRVERITYFPGKFLNAALDKASEDNERNQFRIVDEHGHGWTVVQIAGLVARRIVCWAEEGDDVRRGQRVGLIKFGSRVDLYLPDAYEVCVTKQQQTCAGLTAMAKLKAQTNTTESS
- a CDS encoding potassium channel family protein — protein: MKYLPSQIIALLQTNKAKRDLRILLKFIVVLLTLVTVYSILFHVIMVHHEGRSYSWVAGVYWTLVTMSTLGFGDIIFHTDLGLIFSLVVLLSGVVFLLVMLPFTFIQFFYAPWLEAQSKSRTIRTLPEDTANHVIIVGIDPICLSLVGKLKQYGRTSYLVVGDQQDAQGLHEQGFKVVLGELDDIETYRRIQADKAALIVVNHTEDKINTNIVYTLRELCEKTPIVSNASDDDSVDILELAGSSHVYQFTKMLGQSLARRVLGVSMRANIIGRFDDLLIAEVPAMRSSLEGKTILESRLRELTGITVAGVWERGKYKVPLPDTMISASTVLVLAGSDQQLAVYDETFGGYATSEAPVLILGGGRVGRAAADTLKARGVAYKIVEKNIRAIKGREDEYVHGSAADLDTLRKAGIDTAPAVIVTTHDDDMNIYLTIYCRRLRPDIQIITRATLDRNISKLHRAGADLVMSYASLGVTSITNYLLQDNTLMVSEGLNIFKLRAPKKLVGKTLEQSNIRQKTGCNVIAIDNKGQLNINPSPGSSIEPDTELIMIGNAEAEQCFMGSFTNGD
- a CDS encoding DUF4079 family protein, with translation MVYYIHPLWQFAATILAVYVFYLGWPRLLAAFSGKKAAFLWKRHVSLGLITLTALLVGLIGGAAVTAYFWGGIGYTQHHYWIGLALGPLMIFGLVSGLLLDRQKGKYKRLPVLHGVNNAVVLFLALVQIWTGLNVVRFFILD